Genomic window (Ictalurus punctatus breed USDA103 chromosome 16, Coco_2.0, whole genome shotgun sequence):
ttttctctgaaaccaattgagagtttcctttgctgtatgctttggatcgttgtcctgctggaaggtccacccacatctcatcttcatcattctggtggatggcagcagattcttctcaagaatctcccagtacagggctccattcattgttcctgcaattatatgaagtctgtcagtaccatgcgatgaaaaacagccccacagcatgatgcttccacctccaaacttcactgttggtatagtgtttctagggtgatgtacagtgccatttcctctccaaacatggtgtgtagtatgacagccaaaaagttacattttacgctcgtctgaccagactacactctcccagtatttcataggcttgtccaaatgagttgcagcaaactttaaatgagtttcaacatgtcttttctttagtaatggagtcttgtggggtgagtgtGATCAGTGGcatgcattgcctattgttttttCTATGATGATGGCACTTGCTGCTTCCAAGTGTTtatggagctctttccgagtggttcttgactcttgggctactcttttgattattcttctgacttcctggtcagaaatcttgggAGGAGCTTCTGTGTGTAGCTGGttaatgatggagtgatgttgttcTGCTTGCAGATAATGGAACCAGTGGTGCTTATTGGAGGATTTAGAAGTTTttaaatacgtctgtatccgattccatcaatatattTTGCAACCATAAGGTTCTGAAGgacttgggagagctctttgcttttacccatcatgagatgtttctctgtgacaccttggtaacgaaaagcctttttatagaccatcaatttactaacccatctgatatttatttgcacagatagggggtataattacttatggatttcagctggttccttgcctgggagaactgctttttcttagcgtgttcaatacttttttcctgtgtcattccactttataacacataactttatatatggactttaatgttgtgaattctttatatttccacatttcttgtgttaatactgatgtctagtgagaatttcatgtgaataacctcattggaaatttGTTTGCTAAAAAATGTTGatgatacttatttcccccagtgtgtgtgtgtgtgtgtgtgtgtgtgtgtgtgtgtgtgtgtgtgtctatataacagggaagtgtagactttttacatcTATTGTATTTCACTAAGTAACATGCTAAAGCTGTTGTTTAATATACATCCCTTCCcttgctatctctctctctctcacacacacacacacacacacacacacaaacagagtcCAAACCCTTCACTAACATTCAGCATAAAGACACATGATCGCGTGTACTTCATGGTAGCACCGTCTCCAGAGGCCATGCGGATCTGGATGGATGTGATTGTTACGGGAGCAGAGGGTTACTCACACTTTCTGGTTTAAGCAGCAGCAGCTTTCTGCAGTGGTTTGGTTGAGCTTTCGGAAAGGATCTACATCCTGGTACTTACTGCTATTTGAGGAGGCCTTTTTCTCACCTTTATAGATgttataacccccccccccccccaccaccaccaccaccaccaaaccTGTGTATGCTGTCCCATTTTTGAGTTTCCGTGTGATGTAGCTCTGGAAACATTCTCCTGCATGGCAccaatattttgtttttgcccTACTTTATTGCATTTTATCAACATGCTAACCAGAGAAAATGCTACCTTATTCTATTTTAACTACTTGTGTATAACCTtgaatcatattttttttcttgttattttaAAGTGCCTTGGTTTTCCAATATAAGTAGGCATGTTTTGTCCATATATCTTGTAACTTAAGTTAAGTTCTTACGTTAATTTCTTTAAagcgtttattttatttagtttgccAGGAATGTCTGTCAAGACAAATTTGCTGCTTTTTATTGCTCACAGTAAACCAGAAGGATATAGAGTACCAAAGGCAGGATATAGATCACCAAAGACATGCTTTATTTGAAAATCTGCATCATGTGAATGCATACAAGTCTCATGGTAGGTCTTAAGATCCAATTCAAgtttttgtcatttgtttattaaataggATTTTGCTTTTCTGTTTTCCCCTGAATTGTTACAATGACAAGCTAATAGGAGCCAGTTCAGCAGAAAATATTATGATCCTTTTCTGTCATTGTTGAAGCTAATATTTTAGCAGCAGCATTCATAATAGGCCATAGTAAAGCCCTATTTCCTGTAGCCCTGTTAAATTCATCAGCGGTACAgtggaaatatttattttgtttaaaaaaagatatcatTGTCCTTTGAAGATTTAATGGCTATAAAAAATACCACATGCCAGCGCAGCGCATTTAATGACTGCTCTGAAGTCTGAAAAGAGAGCCATTCTTGtagtatttttaaatttattttattattaggaAATATACGAGCAATAATAGCATCACATGCTAAGAATTACATTAATATCAGGTTTAAGGTAATGTGCCAGACAAAATTATCATGACAATGATGAAATGTTTCAGTGTCATTTGATGGCAGGAGCATAGTTGGAGATATGTTTTTAACAGGTACCAAAATGTCATGGATTGTTGTCAACCCTATGTCAGTATTAATTTGCACACTCATCTTTATccacacatacattataataCATCGTTTATGACTGATAAGATTGTGGTACTTAGTTGTATAATAATATTGCCATGGGTTTAATGCAGTGAGGCTGCACAAACAGCAAGTGTATCAGAAATATATACTGAACATTTGTCAGTTTAATTCTATAAGAGATATTTGAACAAGCATTCATTGTACTAGATGTTACGTTGGCGTTTATCAGACTCTGGTATGCCTCCAGTCTAAGAAAGGAACTACTTTCTCACAGTATAATGGCATACatgtttttaactttttaacCTGTATTACAGTATTTTTGTAATCAATTTTATACATAATTTAAACCATTCAGTATTATTAATGAAGTAGTAATTTTAATCAGTTAGAATATAATCCATTATGACAAACTCCTCTGATTTAGCATGCACAGTTTAattcatactgtacataaacttaaagatcttatttttggAAACTTGTCCATATACTTGCATTGCATTATATTGCATAATAAATTATCAGTAAAAATGActaatatatattgtgtgtgtgtgtgtgtgtgtgtcacagtgtgTTTAGCAACTTGTCACATGACATTATAAcctaattaattcattaattaattagaaCTCCATGCAATTGCCTCCTATCTGTCACACACAATAACATGCAATGGGTCTACTGCTCAGCCTGGGAAATCTCTACAAAAATGTAGGAAATGTAAACTTTTTGTACTTTCATCCAATGTGAGAGTGTCTTTAGGATCATTCACATTATGATCACACACCTTTTTTTCAACCTTCAACTGGTTGAATTGCTTGAATGAGCAGGGGTgaaggtgttcctattaaagtgaccaATGCTTAACTGAGAAAAGGACTTAATTGAGAAATTTACTTAATTGGGATTTTATGGCAAATTTTAGCATGCTAATGAAGAATtacatattaacacattttgCGTTGAGGTTATTTTCTTTCAGTCTTATTTTAATTATGGTAGCCATTACTCCAAGTTCCTGTATACAATACTACCAGCACTCCTTTCATGAGACTTGTGAATTTGTCCTGATTTTAAAGCATTGTTATTCCATGCCATTCCACAACAATGTTGTGCCAGTTTGAGAAGTTAGATTAATATTTAGCTAGAACCAAGACAAATTTAACCTTCCAAAGGACTGATTTAAAGAATTTTAGATGTTCTCATAAGTGCATAAAGCGAGAAAAGCTGTCCTTGTATACAATCAGGAAGCCCTTTCATCTTGAAAGACCGCAGGCACTGGCTTATTTGTAAACAGACCAGGTTTGTAATAGGTTTGTGAGCATTGTATGCCTTTCCTAGCTTAATAACACATCCTTTTCTCCCCAGCTTCACAACACTATGCTTCATTCCATGAATAGAACATTGTGTTGTTTCATTGTGCAGAGTCTATATCAAATCTTTGTTCATTTGGCTAGTAGGAAAAACAACACTTCCTTTTGGCTTGCCTCGTGACTGCAATCAGACCCCAAATCTTTCCCAATGAAGCAAGATCAGTCATCTGACTTAGTTgctatcttttttttgtttgtataatATTTAACCAGCAGTTTTTACAACTATTTAGGTGCATCCCTTAGTATGCACTTGAATGTTGTcagcaaattaaaaaagaagaacGAGTTTGGTCTCCTTTTGCATTCTATATTCTTGGAtcctttttgtttaatttataaatcaggAAATGTAGGAATTTTATTTGTGATCTGTTTTATCATCAGAATTAATGCAAATGGCATATGATGTTTGAAATTATACACCATTTACATATTAATAGCACCAATTGATTGGACTGAAGCTTTCCCTCTCTGCCTTTCCCCCAATATTCCACTTTTCTCTGTATTCACTTTAATCAGTGTTTAATAATCCCTAAAAGGCTGCCTCTAACTGCACACAGAGACCCAATTAGGTGAATGGCCAAGTCTTCCAGAAAATATCTACACTTCATAACTTACAAAGGTGAAGATACTCCTCCTTTCATCCCTATTTGAGTCTATAAATGAGTCATGTGTCAACAAGGAGTGTATGTATTTTCAGACAATGCCAATATTGTCCTTCTTTTTGCCACATTCAGCTTTAAGCACCATCCACTTATCAACTTAAAAGCAATTTGTACATGTAATGTGCAATAACGTCTAAGTATAGTTCCATTTTATTGATTATACAGGAAACAGAAcaacaatgacacacacacacacgcacacacacacacacacacacacacacacacacacacacacacacacacacacacacacaccacaaacaatCTTCTACTACTCATGCACAAAGCATTTGACACTGGCAAATGGATCTATCAATCCTGTGTTTGACTGAAGGCCCATCAACCATACATGCTTACTTATTGTTAATGTCCTTTAGACAAGTCTATCATTGTCTAACAgtattatttattcaaataaattacCTGATTTGCACTCCAGTCAAATGGACAAGAAATCCAATATGTCCCAAGAATTAGATCCATAAGGCATAAGTGTTCTTCACTGACCAGTACTTAAAATGTTGCTTACAGGCAGTGTTTTTCAGCACATgtaagaagaaggaaaaaaaagtgtggagagaaaaaaaagagcacaatgGCTCCCGTGGTGCCAAAATAGGACATGCATTCTGCTGCATATTATGTGACATCCTGTCCTTCTGTTAACGTATGTAGGAGAGAGAGATCCTGCCACTTTTTGTGTAAGTTGGAGAGTTCCAAGAGAGACAAACATGGATCCACAATATTCACTGAAGGGTTGAGAACCTTAAAGACAAAAGATCTGCAAAATACATGTAACAAAGTCTACAAAAAACTCCATTAGAAAATTCTGTGTGGCAGGATAAAAGCACCCAAACTTGGTGACACTTAAGCTCCTCTGATGGTTCAGACCTGGGTAAAAACCACATAACCTTGACATTCCATTTCAGATGGTTTATGAAACATCAAGCAAGGTCTACATGGCTTCAGTTCTTAGGCAAGAGCTGTTGTGCTTCAGTGTCTGCCTTGCTGTTTACATGTTAAGTTACCATAGAAATAATCCCAACTGGGCTTTTagctgcgctctctctctctctctctctctctctctctctctctctctctccccccccccctctctctctctccctctccctctccctctccttggtGGCACACAGCTTTCTaaattcataaatgttaaattcaTAACATATGTGTCTTTTCAAGTGATACAATATGAAATGGAATATCCAGTACATACAGAGTTTTAAACACAGATATTCAGGTCAGTCCAATATAACACTAAAAATCCTGCATTATTTCAATGAGGACATCTGATCCAAGAGGCTGTGAAAAGGTATGGTGATCCATGTCCAAATATGAGAAGCTTCTGAACAGTTGTAAATGGAATATCTTGTGTTTTGCAATATAGCAtacaacatttcattattttcgtGTGGCAGCAACTGTGGAAGTGGGTCCAGTCTTATTGGTAGTCCGACGAATGGGCACTTTAGAGACAGGGATCTTTGAGCGTGCTACCTCTATTTTCCCTTGCAAAGCATGGTAGGTTGCAGTAGAGCCAGGTTTGATGGGAATTTTGGATTCCCTGGGAATGCCGACTGTCTCTATTGTGGGGCAGGCTGCTGAGTCTGGTATATCTTCATTGCTGTAGGATAGGACAGGGGTAATGGCCCCTGATTCAGTAGAGAGGTCACTCAGGGCATCCTTGCTGCTGCTCCCCCGGGAGAGAGAAATCAAGGTCTCCTCTTCATGCACTAGTGTTGGGAGGTTCCACTGTCTCTCTTCGCCATTGGATTGGGCATCTTTTTGGTGCTGTTTTGACTTTCCCCAATCACTTACAGGGATCTTACTGAGAATTGTGGGTTTTACAGAGAGGGTCTTCTTCTCTGGTTTGTAAGAAGACGCAGGTTGGGGGTCCTGCACCACTCTTAGGCTTGCCATATCTTCCTGCCCTTTCTCTCCTCTTGAAACATATGAGGATGTAATGTTTGGAGAAGGACTGGTCAACAAGGTTGGCAGCAGGGAAGACCCAGAAGGTAGAGAAGTATGAACAAGTTCTGGGTTATGTGGAGGGTTTTCAGAGGTAACAGATGGAACTGCAGGGGTTGGCTGATTGCTAGCTGCAAGCAAGTGTTTAGAAACATGAGGAGGTCCAGGTTCTGCAGGTGAAGCCTTTGGGACAACTAACCCTGACCCATTTCTTTCAGCCTGGGACTGGAAGGGACCTAATTTTATTTGATGAACAGATTGTTTTGGCTCAGGTTTGATAATAGGTGCAGTGTTGCGGCTGGTTGATAATCCAAATGTAGTTACAATTTTGGGTCTGATAACTGGAGCAGTTGGAACAGGCTTGGTTGATGTGATGAATGGGGGATATTTGTTTACTGGCACACTAATGTGCTTAGTATCCTGGGCTATGGAGTGAATGGGTCTTGTTATGGGTGTGGGAGCAGCAGTTGGGGTGGGTTTGGTTGGTGGACTTGGGGTGTGGGTGGGCTCAATTATTATGGCAGCAGCAGGCTCTTGAGCTTTTTCTGTGAGTGAGATAAGAGTTTTAGAAATAGCAGAGGAAGGGGCAGGGAAAAGGGTAGGGGAAGGTTTAGGTGATGGCTCAGGGGTAAGTGGAGATGTAGGGGTGGGAGTAGGTTTGGTTGGAATAGTTAAAGTTGGTGTGGTTGGAAGGGACTTAGGGATGGTAATAGGGACAGATATGTTTGGTGATGGGATAGGGGAAGAGTCAGGACTAAGTACAGGGGATGAGACTGGTTTTGTGAGAATAAATGTATGGGGAGATATATGGGATGGGATAGGTTTAGTTGAAGTAGTAGGGCTCGGAGTAGATGGAGGtgaaagtgtttgttttgttgtaggACTAGGCATGAGTTTGGGTGGTGTAGATGAAGAAATTAGTTTTGTTTTAGGAGAGGATATAGTGGAAGAAGTAGAGATAAGGGTAGGTGCAGCAGAAAGTGTAGGTTTTGGAACTGATAaagccttttcttttttcacagcTTCACATGTGCCAGCTTCTACCTCCACACGACTACTGACTTTGACCCATTCTGCTTCTACATCTGCAACAATATCACCACCACCTGCTAATGAGTCCAAGCTCAATATGGATGAGATATCTCCAAGTAGCGTGCTCAGTCTATCATTAGTTGATGGTTTAGCAGCTCCACTCACCTCATTATTGTCCTCAAGGGTGACATGGTTATCCTGTGATGGAGGGGGTTGTTTTTGAAACTCTGATTTATCTGTAGAGTGACGTAAAGGCCTTGGAGTCAGGGTCATGTTTTCCTTCATGATTTCCACACTATTAGAACGAGAGGCAAGGAGAGGAGGACCAGGTAAATCTTCAACTTCCTCTTCCTTGTCTTTCCTGTGCCAACGTACACTCCCAAACAGACTTTTAAGGCCTTTCCTTTGCTGCCCGAGTCTGTGAGACTCAGTTTGggcctctctttctccccctcctCCCTTCTGATT
Coding sequences:
- the si:ch211-244c8.4 gene encoding APC membrane recruitment protein 2; the protein is MDAQSESCEPPPQPPGKIRKALKLFSKRKTGSGVASIFSVRVKSDGGLKSPPSRSKTLDGLTETVAPEQEAESVDLDQEDSHKEDAALDEPTSMKNNLESTSTRQSISSLTSAKSLSFLSMLRRNQKGGGGEREAQTESHRLGQQRKGLKSLFGSVRWHRKDKEEEVEDLPGPPLLASRSNSVEIMKENMTLTPRPLRHSTDKSEFQKQPPPSQDNHVTLEDNNEVSGAAKPSTNDRLSTLLGDISSILSLDSLAGGGDIVADVEAEWVKVSSRVEVEAGTCEAVKKEKALSVPKPTLSAAPTLISTSSTISSPKTKLISSSTPPKLMPSPTTKQTLSPPSTPSPTTSTKPIPSHISPHTFILTKPVSSPVLSPDSSPIPSPNISVPITIPKSLPTTPTLTIPTKPTPTPTSPLTPEPSPKPSPTLFPAPSSAISKTLISLTEKAQEPAAAIIIEPTHTPSPPTKPTPTAAPTPITRPIHSIAQDTKHISVPVNKYPPFITSTKPVPTAPVIRPKIVTTFGLSTSRNTAPIIKPEPKQSVHQIKLGPFQSQAERNGSGLVVPKASPAEPGPPHVSKHLLAASNQPTPAVPSVTSENPPHNPELVHTSLPSGSSLLPTLLTSPSPNITSSYVSRGEKGQEDMASLRVVQDPQPASSYKPEKKTLSVKPTILSKIPVSDWGKSKQHQKDAQSNGEERQWNLPTLVHEEETLISLSRGSSSKDALSDLSTESGAITPVLSYSNEDIPDSAACPTIETVGIPRESKIPIKPGSTATYHALQGKIEVARSKIPVSKVPIRRTTNKTGPTSTVAATRK